Proteins from a genomic interval of Micromonospora sp. NBC_00389:
- the pglX gene encoding BREX-2 system adenine-specific DNA-methyltransferase PglX: MSAKTSLTGELRAEVKALEGDLRARVATQRDVDADWRAQHRAALACGRTGASWQEWSDDRITQAAVAWVLTTVFIRFAEDNALVKPVWISGPKSRRAEALNAQAEFLRQEARDNPDVTDREWLCQAVDYLAGLPASQPLVDDTSALWLVTPSGDAASRLLAFWRERDEAGELLRDLQDEKLDTRFLGDLYQDLSEEAQSRYALLQTPVFVEEFILDRTLEPALKERPLDGFKLIDPTCGSGHFLLGAFSRLLERWDRKEPGLENRARVQKALDAVHGVDLNPFAIAIARFRLTISAMQASGDRLLEDAPNFAYRLAVGDSLLHGLDQAELDYGPEHSVDRTAANYAYPTENLAALRKILTNGRYDVVVGNPPYIAVKDQALNQAYRDRYHYLKGTYALTVPFMERFFNLAKPGERAGWVGQITSNSFMKREFGAPLIEKFFPTKDLRLVADTSGAYIPGHGTPTVILVGRNARPVRDSVRAVLGVRGEPGRPDEPAKGVVWTAITGYVDEPGHSDDWVTIADLDRKRLATHPWSLAGGGASELASYLSIGTEPLSRRASSIGYTGQTNADDAFLFHAGALARREIDEGWHRPFLTGDDVRDYQVAPKNEAIFPYERNNVAKLNAGSLLWRLMWPNRTTLWARATFGKSTYREEGRPWWSWHQVAKSRTSGPVITWAFVQTSNHFVFLRECLLHNRHAPVIKLADGATENDHLVLLGVLNSSTACFWLKQNSHDKGNGGYGGGIADQEWERFFEFTGTTLQDFPLPASLPLDRGRLLNRLAQRLARLTPLSTIEAGTPTREALVEAYHAYDATRSEMIAQQEELDWEVYRLYGLVDDELTYLGDDLPELALGERAFEIVLARRMAAGEEQTAWFARHGSTAITGPPAHWPVAYRELVERRIALIESHPYLRLLERPEYKRRWAREAWEKQEGRALRDWLLDRLEDKRFWFDRTGVPTPRSVAQLADDVARDPDLVSVLALWEGRPDVPVAASLEKLLAKEAVPYLAAYRYKDSGLRKREAWEHTWALQRREDAGEKFGSNTLNGPIPVPPKYTSADFARKEYWDHRGKLDVPKERFILYPDASRDTDPTPVLGWAGWDHAQQAFAIDQLLQQREAEGWREDKLIPLAAGLAELLPWVEQWHAEPDAFYGGVSPAEFFREQLADRCRQVERTREQLATWRPAPARRGRARKATTT, translated from the coding sequence ATGAGTGCCAAGACCAGTCTGACCGGGGAACTGCGGGCCGAGGTTAAGGCGCTGGAGGGCGACCTGCGGGCGCGGGTCGCAACGCAGCGGGATGTGGATGCCGATTGGCGTGCGCAGCATCGGGCGGCGCTGGCGTGCGGGCGTACCGGGGCGTCGTGGCAGGAGTGGTCGGACGACCGGATCACGCAGGCCGCAGTGGCGTGGGTGCTGACCACAGTCTTTATTCGCTTCGCTGAGGACAATGCCCTGGTCAAGCCGGTGTGGATTTCCGGGCCGAAGTCGCGGCGGGCCGAGGCGCTGAACGCTCAGGCCGAGTTCCTGCGCCAGGAGGCCCGCGACAATCCTGATGTCACCGACCGGGAGTGGCTGTGCCAGGCGGTCGACTATCTAGCCGGCCTCCCGGCCAGCCAGCCGTTGGTGGACGATACGTCAGCACTGTGGCTGGTCACGCCGTCCGGTGACGCCGCTAGCCGGCTACTGGCCTTCTGGCGCGAGCGCGACGAGGCGGGCGAGCTCCTGCGCGACCTGCAGGACGAGAAGCTGGACACCCGCTTCCTCGGCGACCTCTACCAGGACCTGTCGGAGGAGGCACAGTCCCGGTACGCGCTGCTGCAGACCCCGGTGTTCGTCGAGGAGTTCATCCTTGACCGCACGCTGGAGCCGGCGCTCAAGGAGCGTCCGCTCGACGGGTTTAAGTTGATTGACCCCACCTGCGGCTCCGGGCACTTCCTGCTGGGCGCGTTTTCACGGCTGCTTGAGCGCTGGGACCGGAAGGAACCCGGCCTGGAGAACCGGGCGCGGGTGCAGAAGGCCCTCGACGCTGTCCACGGCGTCGACCTTAACCCGTTCGCGATAGCCATCGCGCGGTTCCGGCTCACCATTTCGGCGATGCAGGCTTCGGGGGACAGGCTGTTGGAGGACGCTCCGAATTTCGCTTACCGCCTGGCGGTGGGAGACTCCCTGCTGCACGGCCTGGACCAGGCTGAGCTGGACTACGGGCCAGAGCACAGCGTAGATCGCACGGCGGCTAACTATGCGTACCCGACGGAAAACCTAGCTGCGCTGCGAAAGATTCTGACGAATGGCCGCTACGACGTGGTGGTTGGCAACCCGCCCTATATCGCGGTCAAGGACCAGGCGCTTAACCAGGCGTACCGGGACCGGTATCACTACCTCAAGGGCACCTATGCGTTGACGGTGCCATTCATGGAGCGTTTCTTCAACCTGGCGAAGCCCGGGGAACGAGCCGGCTGGGTCGGCCAGATTACGAGCAACTCGTTTATGAAGCGTGAGTTCGGCGCCCCGCTCATCGAAAAGTTTTTTCCGACAAAGGACCTGCGGTTGGTTGCGGACACATCGGGCGCCTACATTCCCGGCCACGGCACCCCAACGGTGATCCTGGTAGGCCGCAACGCCCGCCCGGTGAGGGATTCGGTGCGGGCGGTGCTCGGGGTGCGCGGCGAGCCTGGCCGCCCAGATGAGCCGGCCAAGGGCGTGGTGTGGACGGCAATTACAGGGTATGTCGATGAGCCGGGGCACTCCGACGACTGGGTAACCATTGCCGACCTCGATCGTAAGCGTCTTGCTACTCATCCTTGGTCTTTGGCCGGAGGCGGCGCTTCCGAATTGGCAAGCTATCTCAGCATTGGCACCGAGCCCTTGTCGCGCAGAGCCTCGTCAATTGGCTACACAGGCCAAACTAACGCAGACGACGCCTTCTTGTTCCATGCAGGTGCGTTGGCTCGGCGTGAGATTGATGAAGGGTGGCATCGGCCGTTCTTGACGGGTGATGATGTTCGTGACTACCAGGTAGCGCCCAAGAACGAAGCAATCTTCCCTTACGAAAGAAACAACGTAGCCAAGCTGAACGCTGGCTCTTTGCTTTGGCGGTTGATGTGGCCGAACCGAACAACGCTATGGGCAAGGGCTACATTCGGGAAGTCAACCTATCGCGAAGAAGGTCGGCCGTGGTGGTCCTGGCATCAGGTCGCGAAATCTCGGACTTCCGGACCGGTCATCACATGGGCCTTCGTGCAAACCTCGAACCATTTCGTTTTCCTTCGGGAGTGCTTGCTGCATAACCGACATGCACCCGTCATCAAGTTGGCGGATGGCGCGACAGAGAACGACCATTTGGTGCTGCTCGGGGTGTTAAACTCCTCCACCGCCTGTTTCTGGCTCAAACAGAACAGCCATGACAAGGGGAATGGCGGTTACGGGGGTGGCATCGCCGATCAGGAATGGGAGCGATTTTTCGAGTTTACCGGCACGACTTTGCAGGACTTTCCGTTGCCTGCGTCGTTGCCCCTCGACCGGGGGCGGTTGCTGAACCGGCTCGCGCAGCGGCTGGCCAGGCTGACTCCGCTGTCGACCATCGAGGCGGGGACCCCCACTCGCGAGGCGTTGGTGGAGGCGTACCACGCCTACGACGCCACGCGCTCCGAGATGATCGCGCAGCAGGAGGAGTTGGACTGGGAGGTCTACCGGCTCTACGGCTTGGTGGACGATGAGCTGACCTATCTCGGGGACGACCTGCCGGAGTTGGCGCTGGGCGAGCGGGCCTTCGAGATCGTCCTCGCTCGTCGTATGGCGGCCGGTGAGGAGCAGACCGCCTGGTTCGCCCGGCATGGTTCGACAGCGATCACCGGACCCCCCGCCCACTGGCCCGTGGCATACCGGGAGCTGGTTGAGCGACGGATTGCGTTGATCGAGTCGCACCCGTACCTGCGATTGCTGGAACGTCCGGAGTACAAGCGGCGCTGGGCCCGCGAGGCGTGGGAGAAGCAGGAGGGGCGGGCGCTGCGTGACTGGCTGCTCGACCGGCTGGAGGACAAGCGGTTTTGGTTCGACCGGACCGGTGTGCCGACGCCGCGCAGCGTCGCGCAGCTTGCCGACGACGTTGCGCGCGACCCGGACCTGGTTTCCGTGCTGGCGCTGTGGGAGGGCCGCCCGGACGTGCCGGTGGCTGCCAGCCTGGAGAAGCTGTTGGCCAAGGAGGCGGTGCCGTACCTGGCTGCCTACCGGTACAAGGACAGCGGTCTGCGCAAGCGCGAGGCGTGGGAGCACACCTGGGCGTTGCAGCGCCGCGAGGATGCGGGCGAGAAGTTCGGTTCGAATACCCTGAACGGCCCGATCCCTGTTCCGCCGAAGTACACCTCGGCCGACTTCGCCCGGAAGGAGTACTGGGACCACCGGGGCAAGCTCGACGTGCCGAAGGAGCGGTTCATCCTCTACCCTGACGCGAGCCGCGACACCGACCCGACCCCCGTGCTCGGTTGGGCCGGCTGGGACCACGCGCAGCAGGCGTTCGCCATCGATCAGCTCCTGCAGCAGCGGGAGGCCGAGGGTTGGCGTGAGGACAAGCTGATCCCTCTGGCGGCCGGCCTGGCCGAGTTACTACCCTGGGTGGAGCAGTGGCACGCCGAGCCGGACGCTTTCTATGGCGGGGTATCACCGGCCGAGTTCTTCCGCGAACAGCTCGCCGACCGGTGTCGACAGGTGGAGCGCACCCGAGAGCAACTCGCTACCTGGCGGCCAGCCCCAGCGCGGCGTGGACGTGCACGAAAGGCAACAACCACATGA
- a CDS encoding DUF6079 family protein, translated as MSTLLRDIIDIPETAGAEDYVLRLTEGVGRNRLARTVEEYVVTDALAESFDSALGLVGSALRDDQSRAAFLSGSFGSGKSHFMAVLYALLGHDPHARAISELQPAIARHDPVLAGKNILRLAFHFLEARSIEETVLGGYVAQIQALHPDCDLPAVHRGDAVLRDGEAMRQRLGDDAFFAGLNQHAGNADVWSGVLEGEEPWSAQSYDEARAAAPGSERRQRLVSALVKGYFTAFTSTGEFVSLDEGLAAISRHAKSLGYNAIVMFLDELVLWLAFSVRNRELFGREAQKITKLVESGSGERPIPLVSFVARQMDLRRYFVDAGGGMGSEQDALDNAFRHQEGRFLTIPLGDDNLPYVAEKRLLQPKDPAARTILDDAFRQLDRRPEVWDVLLDGVNADDSHRGADQEAFRRTYPFSPALVSTLRTLASAMQRDRTALKVMQQLLVRQRDRLTIDDVVPVGDVFDLVVDGNQALTPEMAGRFKNARALYHEKLRPELFRDHKVAESDVAGLPPEHSFWADDRLVKTLVLSAVAPEVPALKDLTPSRLAALNHGSITAPAFRGREGTLVLSKLRRWQSPVPEIQIAGDTRNPTIRLRIAEVDYESVVERAKGEDNDGRRREALKDLVWEALGLKDIGGDAFGVSRQVQVWRGSRREVEVVFGNVRDRGWLTDGAFEAGLHTWRFVIDYPLDEEGHSSLEDLSRIESLKDGGLVTRTVVWVPHFLGAERQRELGRLVILEWLFGGSGDRWTSHADHLAEADRVQAKIILENQRDSLRDRLRQAVQEAYGAATATPGTLETHQGHDRVLFSLHPELNPAAPVGHDLAAAFTNLVEQAFAATFPGHPRFEPEDREVRVSDLKAVLDAVEAARQDPDGRAFIDPARREAVRRVANPLGVGHMGETHFLFGSDRFRWDMLLSTAMGRDGLSPSDPVEVKRMRAWIAAVNPPAGLRPEVSDLIICAWAVLHTRAWYRYGGPVTPAPAPGSLTPEMELRPEPLPAAGDWTAAVERAAGLFHMVGNPYLTGQSVTELTQTVSERAGQFAGASEQLVTALEGVYQRFGLDLNTAGGRLATALAARALMKALISAQDRVALVQVLARQELPGTVQATARSLETAGLLAGAIKQYPWDRLTPVRDASGGTDERSVEARGILERVRTALKADELAQALQPALKRAEDEAFAWALRTSKENEDKDDEGKDDKRKKLVARDRRQVTSQADLDDAVTRLRSFVTEHEGKKIVVEWRVDE; from the coding sequence ATGAGCACCCTGCTGCGCGACATCATCGACATTCCCGAGACCGCCGGCGCCGAAGATTACGTGTTGCGCCTCACCGAAGGCGTCGGCCGTAATCGACTTGCACGTACTGTTGAGGAGTACGTCGTCACCGACGCGCTGGCCGAGTCGTTCGACTCTGCGCTTGGCCTGGTCGGCTCGGCGTTGCGCGACGATCAGAGCCGAGCAGCGTTCCTGTCCGGCTCATTCGGCTCAGGTAAGAGCCACTTCATGGCAGTGCTCTACGCCCTGCTCGGCCACGATCCGCACGCCCGCGCCATCTCGGAGCTCCAGCCCGCGATCGCCCGCCATGACCCGGTACTTGCCGGCAAGAACATCCTTCGGTTGGCTTTCCACTTCCTGGAAGCCCGGAGCATCGAAGAGACCGTGCTCGGCGGCTACGTCGCGCAGATCCAGGCGCTTCACCCTGACTGTGACCTTCCCGCCGTCCACCGCGGCGACGCTGTCCTCCGTGATGGCGAGGCTATGCGGCAGCGCCTTGGCGACGATGCCTTTTTCGCCGGTCTGAACCAGCACGCAGGCAACGCCGACGTCTGGTCCGGTGTGCTCGAAGGCGAGGAGCCGTGGAGCGCGCAGTCGTACGACGAGGCCCGCGCCGCCGCGCCGGGCAGTGAGCGCCGGCAGCGACTGGTGTCTGCGCTGGTGAAGGGGTACTTCACCGCCTTTACGTCGACCGGCGAGTTCGTCTCGCTCGATGAAGGACTGGCTGCGATCTCCCGGCATGCCAAGAGCCTCGGATACAACGCCATCGTCATGTTCCTCGACGAGCTGGTGCTGTGGCTGGCTTTCAGCGTGCGGAACCGAGAGCTCTTCGGCCGTGAGGCACAGAAGATCACCAAGCTTGTCGAGTCCGGTTCCGGCGAGCGGCCCATCCCGCTGGTGTCGTTTGTAGCCCGGCAGATGGATTTGCGCCGGTACTTCGTCGACGCGGGTGGCGGCATGGGTTCTGAGCAGGACGCGCTCGACAATGCCTTCCGCCACCAGGAGGGTCGGTTCCTCACTATCCCGCTCGGCGACGACAACCTGCCATACGTGGCGGAGAAGCGGCTGCTCCAGCCGAAGGACCCCGCCGCCCGCACAATCCTGGACGACGCCTTCCGCCAGCTTGACCGGCGGCCGGAAGTGTGGGACGTGCTCCTCGACGGGGTCAACGCCGACGACAGCCACCGCGGCGCGGATCAGGAGGCGTTCCGGCGTACGTACCCCTTCTCCCCGGCGCTGGTATCGACTCTGCGGACGCTGGCCTCCGCTATGCAGCGCGACCGCACGGCACTCAAGGTCATGCAGCAGCTGCTGGTACGCCAGAGGGACCGCCTGACCATCGACGACGTGGTGCCGGTCGGCGATGTTTTCGACCTGGTGGTGGACGGTAACCAGGCCCTCACCCCCGAGATGGCGGGCCGATTCAAGAACGCCCGGGCCCTTTACCACGAGAAGCTGCGGCCGGAGTTGTTCCGCGACCACAAAGTCGCCGAGTCCGACGTGGCCGGCCTACCACCCGAGCATTCATTCTGGGCGGACGACCGTCTGGTCAAGACGCTCGTACTCTCCGCCGTGGCCCCCGAGGTGCCGGCACTGAAGGACCTCACGCCGTCCAGGCTCGCCGCCCTGAACCACGGCTCGATCACCGCGCCCGCCTTTCGGGGGCGTGAGGGCACGCTGGTGCTGTCGAAGCTGCGCCGTTGGCAATCTCCAGTGCCCGAGATCCAGATTGCTGGTGACACCCGTAACCCAACCATCCGGCTGCGCATCGCGGAGGTCGACTACGAGAGCGTCGTTGAAAGAGCCAAGGGTGAGGACAACGACGGCCGTCGCCGTGAAGCGCTTAAGGACTTGGTCTGGGAGGCGCTCGGTCTCAAGGACATTGGCGGCGATGCGTTCGGTGTGTCGCGGCAGGTGCAGGTCTGGCGGGGGTCACGGCGCGAGGTCGAGGTCGTGTTCGGCAACGTCCGGGATCGTGGCTGGCTGACTGACGGCGCGTTCGAGGCGGGCCTGCACACCTGGCGGTTTGTCATCGACTATCCCTTGGATGAGGAGGGGCACAGTTCGCTGGAGGACCTCAGCCGTATCGAAAGCTTGAAGGATGGCGGTCTGGTGACCCGCACCGTCGTCTGGGTGCCGCACTTCCTCGGCGCCGAGCGACAGCGGGAGCTGGGCCGGCTGGTCATCCTCGAATGGCTGTTCGGGGGCTCGGGTGACCGCTGGACCTCGCACGCCGACCACCTCGCCGAAGCCGACCGGGTACAAGCCAAGATCATCCTTGAGAATCAGCGCGACTCACTGCGTGATCGGCTGCGCCAGGCCGTGCAGGAGGCGTATGGCGCCGCTACGGCTACCCCTGGAACGCTGGAGACGCATCAGGGGCATGATCGAGTGCTGTTCAGCCTGCATCCGGAACTGAATCCAGCAGCGCCGGTCGGCCATGACCTGGCGGCGGCCTTCACCAATCTCGTAGAGCAGGCCTTTGCCGCGACATTCCCCGGTCACCCCCGTTTCGAGCCAGAGGACCGAGAGGTGCGGGTTAGTGACCTCAAGGCTGTCCTCGACGCTGTTGAGGCGGCGCGGCAAGATCCCGACGGCCGGGCCTTCATCGACCCGGCCCGGCGGGAGGCGGTGCGCCGAGTCGCGAACCCACTCGGCGTCGGCCACATGGGTGAGACGCATTTCCTCTTCGGCTCCGATCGCTTCCGCTGGGACATGCTGCTGTCGACGGCGATGGGCCGCGACGGGCTCTCGCCAAGCGACCCGGTGGAAGTGAAGCGGATGCGGGCCTGGATTGCCGCGGTGAACCCGCCGGCCGGCCTGCGTCCGGAGGTCAGCGACCTCATCATTTGTGCCTGGGCCGTGCTGCATACAAGGGCCTGGTACCGCTACGGCGGGCCAGTAACCCCCGCGCCGGCCCCGGGTTCCCTGACCCCGGAAATGGAGCTTCGTCCCGAACCGTTGCCTGCCGCAGGCGACTGGACCGCTGCCGTCGAGCGGGCCGCCGGCCTATTCCACATGGTCGGCAATCCGTACCTGACCGGCCAGTCCGTGACTGAGCTGACCCAGACGGTCAGTGAGCGCGCCGGCCAATTCGCTGGGGCATCAGAGCAACTCGTGACGGCACTCGAGGGCGTCTACCAGCGATTCGGCCTAGATCTAAATACCGCGGGCGGTCGATTGGCGACCGCCCTGGCGGCTCGCGCTCTAATGAAGGCGCTGATCTCTGCCCAGGACCGAGTGGCCCTCGTGCAGGTGCTCGCCAGGCAGGAGTTGCCCGGTACGGTACAGGCCACCGCCCGCTCTTTGGAAACCGCCGGTCTGCTGGCCGGTGCCATCAAGCAGTACCCATGGGACCGGCTCACGCCGGTGCGAGACGCCTCGGGTGGCACCGACGAGCGGAGCGTGGAGGCTCGGGGGATCCTCGAGCGGGTCCGGACGGCTCTCAAAGCTGACGAGCTCGCCCAGGCCTTGCAACCAGCGCTCAAGCGCGCCGAAGACGAAGCGTTCGCCTGGGCGCTTCGCACCTCCAAAGAAAATGAGGACAAGGACGACGAGGGCAAGGACGACAAGCGCAAGAAACTGGTGGCACGCGACCGGCGCCAGGTGACGAGCCAGGCAGACCTCGACGACGCGGTGACGCGGCTGCGGTCGTTCGTGACCGAGCACGAGGGGAAGAAAATCGTTGTTGAATGGCGGGTCGACGAGTGA
- the pglZ gene encoding BREX-2 system phosphatase PglZ, with protein MTTTTVVTLPVIKALLDEADRKRFAGGVLGVCAKPDWDGPTEFDHNGVPVRVVACPSALAVREALLDRAPDRWLVVLTDREDTELGVGITAHLVWHRLRRPDPWAAVQDRFGATRIDHRLVTGGQTRELAIGLLTATPPDGWAPARAALLTRDHALGAVAAARLELGKPGEPLDLPAVLRWSARADAATALADLRALAGDRLVEALLDWIAERCGTPGEGIGRLLRNGRAGDVVPAGLVARVVLAAAPGSGPRALLGREVGGQLADHVWSAWAAEAEMVTRDLVVGDHDAAAYVLGRAEVLLDRLEAGSLAAESAVLRRGLSYRLAALGDALRRGADRASARMAGDGSDGPLVDAIVLPAIEDARRGVEEHALSRHSDEVRVPRALAGVRLARWLAQPAAAAHDVGALVARHRDDDAWADRAIADAWTGVEDEALSQGLRAMLGAARLRRDAHDAAFGQLFAQHAERRAAAPAGLVYLEDLLAGTVMPLAKRHPVLLIVADGMSQAVATEVVDDVVRRYDSWLECLPTERDRRVAAIAPLPSLTKVCRASLFSGELTVGEQHAERNGLEVLAKSHGLTTRLFHKVSLDTSVEGYALAHDVAAAIDDLSGTALVACVLNTIDDALDRSDPGGTAWTADTVKHLRPLLERARRAGRIVVLTSDHGHVVERRQGRLHSVIGASSNRSRPAAGGPALADGEVRVRGSRVLLHDGDAVLAVDERLRYGPLKAGYHGGASPAEVVVPVSVLVPGEAPDGWRLAPPQSPSWWRGPLAESVRLKDGKAPSRAVVPTLFDVTLPESVTADGPTTVAQAVLASSVYREQRARATRAAVTDEQIRGLLGALLAGPAHRLDPESAAAALGVATIQLTGALSQAQRLLNVEQYPVLSRDADGATVVLDVDLMREQFGVQL; from the coding sequence GTGACAACAACAACTGTCGTCACTCTTCCGGTCATCAAGGCGCTGCTCGACGAGGCTGACCGCAAGCGCTTCGCCGGTGGCGTCCTAGGTGTTTGCGCGAAGCCCGATTGGGACGGTCCGACTGAGTTCGACCACAACGGAGTCCCCGTCCGAGTCGTGGCCTGCCCGTCAGCCCTGGCGGTGCGTGAGGCCCTGCTCGACCGGGCACCCGATCGCTGGCTCGTCGTGCTCACGGACCGCGAAGACACCGAACTTGGCGTTGGTATCACCGCGCATCTCGTCTGGCACCGGTTGCGCCGGCCCGACCCGTGGGCGGCGGTGCAGGACCGGTTTGGCGCTACCCGCATTGATCACCGACTGGTGACCGGTGGGCAGACGCGAGAGCTGGCCATCGGACTGCTGACCGCTACACCACCCGACGGGTGGGCACCAGCCCGTGCCGCTCTCCTCACCCGCGACCACGCACTCGGTGCGGTAGCCGCCGCCCGGCTGGAGCTCGGAAAGCCGGGAGAGCCGCTCGATCTCCCGGCCGTACTGCGCTGGAGTGCCCGCGCCGACGCAGCCACCGCCCTCGCTGACTTGCGGGCCCTCGCCGGCGACCGACTCGTCGAAGCGCTGCTCGATTGGATCGCCGAGCGTTGCGGAACGCCGGGAGAGGGAATCGGTCGACTGCTTCGCAACGGACGGGCCGGAGATGTCGTCCCCGCTGGACTCGTCGCCCGTGTGGTGCTTGCCGCCGCCCCCGGATCCGGCCCCCGCGCCCTGTTAGGCCGTGAAGTAGGCGGACAGCTGGCCGATCACGTCTGGAGCGCATGGGCTGCAGAGGCAGAGATGGTGACGCGCGACCTCGTTGTCGGTGACCACGACGCGGCGGCGTATGTCCTCGGACGGGCCGAAGTCCTGCTCGATCGGCTGGAAGCCGGCTCACTCGCGGCGGAGTCAGCAGTCTTGCGGCGCGGCCTCTCCTACCGGCTGGCCGCCCTTGGCGACGCGCTGCGCCGGGGCGCGGATCGCGCCTCCGCTCGCATGGCCGGAGACGGATCCGACGGGCCGCTCGTGGACGCGATCGTGCTGCCCGCCATCGAGGACGCCCGCCGCGGAGTCGAGGAGCATGCACTATCTCGCCACTCTGATGAAGTACGCGTACCCCGCGCGCTTGCCGGTGTCCGCTTGGCGCGCTGGCTCGCCCAACCCGCGGCTGCCGCCCACGACGTCGGTGCGCTTGTGGCCCGGCACCGCGACGACGATGCCTGGGCCGACCGAGCAATCGCCGACGCCTGGACCGGGGTAGAGGACGAAGCGCTCTCACAAGGCCTTCGCGCGATGCTCGGAGCGGCCCGGCTACGCCGAGACGCTCACGACGCGGCCTTCGGGCAGTTGTTCGCACAGCACGCCGAGCGCCGTGCGGCGGCGCCGGCTGGCCTGGTCTACCTCGAGGACCTGTTGGCCGGCACCGTCATGCCCCTTGCGAAGCGCCACCCGGTGCTGCTCATAGTTGCCGACGGCATGAGCCAGGCCGTGGCCACCGAGGTCGTCGACGACGTGGTGCGCCGCTACGACAGTTGGCTGGAGTGCCTGCCGACCGAGCGCGACAGGCGGGTGGCCGCCATCGCGCCCCTGCCCTCGCTGACCAAAGTGTGCCGGGCCAGTCTGTTCAGCGGAGAGCTGACGGTCGGCGAACAGCACGCAGAACGGAACGGTCTGGAGGTGCTCGCCAAGAGCCACGGCCTGACCACCCGGCTTTTCCACAAGGTATCGCTGGACACGAGCGTGGAGGGTTACGCCCTAGCCCACGATGTGGCAGCGGCTATCGACGATCTATCCGGCACGGCACTCGTCGCTTGCGTGCTCAACACCATCGACGATGCGTTGGACCGTTCAGACCCTGGTGGCACAGCGTGGACAGCCGACACCGTCAAGCATTTGCGACCGTTGCTCGAACGAGCCCGCCGTGCCGGTCGGATCGTTGTGCTGACCTCCGATCATGGGCATGTTGTCGAGCGCCGACAGGGTCGTCTGCATTCGGTGATTGGGGCGTCGAGCAACCGTTCCCGACCTGCTGCCGGAGGTCCGGCTCTAGCAGACGGAGAAGTCCGCGTCCGTGGATCTCGCGTGCTATTGCATGACGGTGACGCGGTGCTTGCCGTCGACGAGCGGCTGCGGTACGGCCCGCTCAAGGCGGGCTACCACGGTGGTGCGTCACCCGCCGAAGTAGTGGTTCCGGTCAGCGTGCTTGTGCCCGGTGAGGCACCCGACGGATGGCGACTCGCGCCTCCGCAATCGCCGAGCTGGTGGCGCGGGCCGCTGGCCGAGTCGGTCCGCCTAAAGGACGGGAAGGCCCCGTCTCGTGCCGTGGTTCCGACGCTGTTCGACGTCACGCTCCCCGAGTCGGTCACGGCCGACGGCCCGACGACGGTCGCGCAGGCCGTACTGGCCTCGTCCGTCTATCGGGAGCAACGGGCTCGCGCAACGCGGGCAGCCGTGACAGACGAGCAGATTCGAGGTCTGCTGGGGGCGTTGCTGGCCGGGCCGGCTCACCGGCTCGACCCCGAGTCGGCCGCCGCGGCGCTCGGCGTCGCGACAATTCAGCTCACCGGCGCGCTGTCGCAAGCTCAGCGTCTGTTGAACGTCGAGCAGTATCCCGTGCTGAGCCGTGACGCGGACGGCGCCACCGTCGTGCTTGATGTGGACCTAATGCGGGAGCAGTTCGGGGTGCAGCTGTGA